One Erythrobacter aureus DNA segment encodes these proteins:
- a CDS encoding MFS transporter, giving the protein MSEVFASAGEDKEALPDTDVWGRHHAFMEANLKRNYATNLTHGVFGMTGFRLIYAPTIIPAYLYLLTGSAAAVGLGTALLQLGGTVSPILSGAQVESRERILPYAISVGSMMRVMVLALAIAAWTLEGTTLLVVTLASFLLLGFFSGAQRVAFQMLMAKLIPIDRRGRLQGIRNMVGGLIAAGLAWIAGHYFIEQQWLGNGYATTFLLAFVLTSIGLVVLKTGIREPDAPRLRPVTPLRERIGQFGELLQHRDFRAFLVAHGLAAIARVGLPFWTLYVGDRLGLDGALIGSLSLAFLAADTMSNLVWGSLGDRIGFRAVYLGALASSLAGVLLLVFGDGWLLYASFAFLGFGFSGWMMAAVTLVLEFGEHEDIPMRLALTTSVEGGVSSIGPVLVGLSIAALGYAPLIVAAFASLIASLALMIWRVREPRASIR; this is encoded by the coding sequence TTGAGCGAGGTATTCGCCTCAGCGGGCGAAGATAAGGAGGCGCTCCCGGACACCGATGTCTGGGGGCGCCATCACGCCTTTATGGAGGCGAACCTCAAGCGCAATTACGCGACCAATCTGACGCATGGCGTCTTCGGCATGACGGGGTTTCGCCTGATCTATGCCCCCACAATCATTCCCGCCTATCTCTATCTGCTGACCGGCAGCGCGGCGGCGGTCGGGCTCGGCACCGCATTGCTGCAACTGGGCGGCACGGTGTCTCCGATCCTGTCGGGCGCGCAGGTCGAAAGCCGCGAGCGCATCCTGCCCTATGCCATCAGCGTCGGTTCGATGATGCGGGTTATGGTGCTGGCGCTGGCAATCGCGGCATGGACACTGGAAGGCACGACGCTGCTGGTGGTGACGCTCGCCAGCTTCCTGCTGCTGGGCTTTTTCAGCGGCGCGCAGCGGGTGGCCTTCCAGATGCTCATGGCCAAGCTGATCCCCATCGACCGGCGCGGGCGCCTGCAGGGCATCCGCAACATGGTGGGCGGGTTGATCGCCGCCGGTCTCGCCTGGATCGCGGGGCATTACTTCATCGAGCAGCAATGGCTCGGGAATGGCTATGCCACGACCTTCCTCCTCGCCTTCGTCCTGACATCGATCGGTCTCGTGGTCCTCAAGACCGGCATCCGCGAACCCGACGCGCCGCGCCTGCGCCCGGTCACGCCCCTGCGCGAGCGGATCGGCCAGTTCGGCGAATTGCTGCAGCACCGCGATTTCCGCGCCTTTCTGGTGGCCCACGGCCTTGCCGCGATCGCGCGGGTGGGGCTGCCGTTCTGGACGCTCTATGTCGGCGACCGGCTGGGACTGGATGGCGCGCTGATCGGTAGCTTGAGCCTCGCCTTCCTTGCCGCGGACACGATGTCCAATCTCGTCTGGGGCTCACTCGGTGACCGGATCGGCTTCCGCGCTGTCTATCTCGGCGCGCTGGCAAGCAGCCTGGCGGGAGTGCTGCTGCTGGTCTTCGGCGATGGCTGGCTGCTCTATGCCAGTTTCGCCTTCCTCGGCTTCGGCTTTTCGGGCTGGATGATGGCGGCAGTCACGCTGGTGCTCGAATTCGGCGAGCACGAGGACATTCCCATGCGTCTGGCGCTGACCACTTCGGTCGAAGGCGGCGTGTCTTCCATCGGCCCCGTCCTGGTGGGGCTAAGTATCGCCGCGCTGGGCTATGCTCCGCTGATTGTCGCGGCCTTCGCCTCGCTCATTGCCAGCCTGGCACTGATGATCTGGCGCGTGCGCGAGCCGCGCGCCTCAATCCGATGA
- a CDS encoding TetR/AcrR family transcriptional regulator, producing MNGPAATRKFGEKREAIVHAAAVLINEVGVQATTLAEVARAIGLNATSVTYYFPRKEQLVVAVYDETLTLMERMAREALEQAEPAARLRHFIAAHVALRKRIRAGERGLVTALSEIRTLEPEVQDPLMAHYLRIVDLVRRFFGEWRDKDERALFSARAHILLEAMMWWPVWSIRYSVLDFPRIEERLFDVLAHGLPARRGAFDPQQLVGNWRTPEEEEAGQNEAFLRAATVTINERGYRGASVNRIAESLNVTKGSFYHHHQAKDDLVLACFQQSYDRLSAVQIAGRDIETDYWIRLSSVLAELVDVQFFDATPLLRTTALQALDAEHKIDVVTRSNRLARRFAGMLIDGIADGSVRAIDPLVAGQVIMSTVNSAYEARHWAARFERPDQAIRTYLSVMSEGMLASSD from the coding sequence GTGAACGGTCCCGCCGCCACCCGCAAATTCGGCGAAAAGCGCGAGGCGATCGTCCACGCAGCCGCTGTGCTGATCAATGAAGTCGGCGTGCAGGCGACCACGCTGGCCGAGGTCGCGCGCGCAATCGGGCTGAATGCGACCAGCGTCACCTATTATTTCCCGCGCAAGGAACAATTGGTCGTCGCGGTCTATGACGAGACGCTGACCCTGATGGAGCGCATGGCGCGCGAGGCGCTCGAACAGGCGGAGCCCGCCGCGCGGTTGCGGCATTTCATCGCCGCCCATGTCGCGCTGAGAAAACGCATCAGGGCTGGCGAGCGTGGCCTCGTCACCGCGCTGTCGGAAATCCGCACGCTCGAACCCGAGGTGCAGGACCCGCTGATGGCGCACTACTTGCGCATCGTCGATCTCGTGCGGCGCTTCTTCGGCGAATGGCGCGACAAGGACGAGCGGGCGTTGTTCTCGGCCCGGGCGCATATCCTGCTCGAGGCGATGATGTGGTGGCCGGTATGGTCGATACGCTATTCCGTTCTCGATTTCCCGCGCATCGAAGAGCGGCTGTTCGATGTGCTCGCGCATGGCCTGCCCGCCCGGCGGGGGGCCTTCGATCCGCAACAACTGGTGGGCAATTGGCGCACGCCGGAAGAGGAGGAGGCCGGGCAGAACGAAGCCTTTCTGCGCGCCGCGACGGTGACGATCAACGAACGCGGCTATCGCGGCGCATCGGTCAACCGCATCGCCGAAAGCCTCAACGTCACCAAGGGCAGTTTCTACCATCACCACCAAGCCAAGGACGATCTGGTGCTTGCCTGTTTTCAGCAGAGCTACGATCGCCTTTCCGCAGTGCAGATCGCGGGGCGCGATATCGAAACGGATTACTGGATCCGTTTGTCGAGCGTGCTGGCCGAACTGGTCGATGTGCAATTCTTCGATGCCACGCCCTTGCTCCGGACCACCGCGTTGCAAGCGCTCGACGCGGAACACAAGATCGACGTCGTCACCCGGTCCAACCGGCTGGCGCGGCGCTTTGCCGGGATGCTGATCGACGGCATCGCCGACGGTTCGGTGCGCGCGATCGATCCGCTGGTGGCGGGGCAGGTCATCATGTCGACGGTCAATTCCGCCTATGAGGCGCGCCATTGGGCGGCCCGCTTCGAACGGCCCGACCAGGCGATCCGGACTTATCTTTCGGTCATGTCCGAAGGGATGCTCGCCTCATCGGATTGA
- a CDS encoding acyl-CoA dehydrogenase family protein encodes MATQLEPDIHADEDAFRTEVQQFLAANFPDELKNKGNALAGVDGPTDETPAQKAWREAVGERGWGTPTWPKQYGGGGLTKAQAKIIDQEFAKAGAYNPIGGMGVMMFGPTLLEYGSEAQKMEHIPPICRGEIRWCQGYSEPNAGSDLANLQTFAEDKGDHYIVNGQKTWTSGGQWADKCFAIVRTDKSDKHRGISFMLIDMDAPGVEVRPITMISGTSPFCETFFDNVKVPKENLVGEEGQGWTIGKRLLQHERTNISGGGRLASMMGQSLGDIAKKYGETDAAGELADKVLRDKIADFEIRWNSFLLTARRAVEESKAQGGVSEISSVLKKLGTKLSQERSELLIEIRGLQGLGWEGEEFTDGELEAVRGWLFGKATTIYGGSTEIQNNIIAKRVLGMLDHQ; translated from the coding sequence ATGGCAACCCAGTTAGAACCCGACATCCATGCCGACGAGGATGCCTTCCGCACCGAAGTGCAGCAATTCCTCGCCGCCAACTTCCCCGACGAGCTCAAGAACAAGGGCAATGCGCTGGCCGGTGTCGACGGGCCGACCGACGAAACGCCTGCCCAGAAGGCCTGGCGAGAAGCGGTTGGCGAACGCGGCTGGGGCACGCCCACCTGGCCCAAGCAGTATGGCGGCGGCGGCCTGACCAAGGCACAGGCAAAGATCATCGACCAGGAATTCGCCAAGGCCGGGGCCTACAACCCGATTGGCGGCATGGGCGTGATGATGTTCGGCCCAACCCTGCTCGAATATGGCAGCGAGGCGCAGAAGATGGAGCACATCCCGCCGATCTGCCGCGGCGAAATCCGCTGGTGCCAGGGCTATTCGGAGCCCAATGCCGGTTCCGACCTTGCGAACCTGCAGACCTTCGCCGAGGACAAGGGCGATCATTACATCGTCAATGGCCAGAAGACCTGGACCAGCGGCGGCCAGTGGGCCGACAAGTGCTTCGCCATCGTGCGCACCGACAAGAGCGACAAGCATCGCGGCATCAGCTTCATGCTGATCGACATGGATGCACCGGGCGTCGAGGTCCGCCCGATCACCATGATCAGCGGCACCAGCCCGTTCTGCGAAACCTTCTTCGACAATGTGAAGGTGCCCAAGGAAAACCTCGTCGGCGAGGAAGGCCAGGGCTGGACCATCGGCAAGCGCCTGCTCCAGCACGAGCGTACCAACATTTCGGGCGGTGGGCGCCTGGCCAGCATGATGGGCCAGAGCCTGGGCGATATCGCCAAGAAATATGGCGAAACCGATGCGGCAGGCGAACTCGCCGACAAGGTTCTGCGCGACAAGATCGCCGACTTCGAAATCCGCTGGAACAGCTTTCTGCTCACCGCCCGCCGCGCGGTGGAGGAAAGCAAGGCGCAAGGCGGTGTGTCCGAAATCAGCTCGGTGCTGAAAAAGCTCGGCACCAAATTGAGCCAGGAGCGCAGCGAACTGCTGATCGAAATTCGCGGCCTGCAGGGCCTCGGCTGGGAAGGCGAGGAGTTCACCGACGGCGAACTCGAGGCGGTGCGCGGCTGGCTCTTCGGCAAGGCCACCACGATCTATGGCGGCTCCACCGAAATCCAGAATAACATCATCGCCAAGCGCGTGCTCGGCATGCTCGACCACCAGTAA
- a CDS encoding NAD(P)H-dependent flavin oxidoreductase: MKTRITEMFGIQHPIIQGGMHYVGFAEMAAAVSNAGGLGIITGLTQGTPEKLADEIAKCRDMTDKPFGVNLTFLPTVNAPDYPGLVRVIIEGGVKVVETAGNNPAQVLPYFKDAGVKVIHKCTSVRHSLKAQSIGCDAVSVDGFECGGHPGEDDIPNMILLPRAADELEIPFVASGGMADARSLVASLAMGAEGMNMGTRFIATKEAPVHENVKKAIVAASELDTRLVMRPLRNTERVMTNDAVEELLRIEKEKGADLKFEDIIEQVAGVYPRIMMEGDMDAGAWSCGMVAGLINDIPTCQELIDGIMTEAEEIIRGRLAGFLN; the protein is encoded by the coding sequence ATGAAGACCCGCATCACCGAAATGTTCGGCATCCAGCACCCGATCATCCAGGGCGGCATGCATTATGTCGGCTTTGCCGAGATGGCGGCGGCGGTGTCCAATGCGGGCGGCCTCGGGATCATCACCGGCCTCACCCAGGGTACGCCCGAAAAGCTCGCCGACGAGATCGCGAAATGCCGCGATATGACCGACAAGCCCTTTGGCGTGAACTTGACCTTCCTGCCCACCGTCAACGCGCCCGATTATCCCGGCCTGGTGCGCGTCATCATCGAAGGCGGGGTCAAGGTGGTCGAAACCGCGGGCAACAATCCCGCGCAGGTGCTGCCCTATTTCAAGGATGCCGGGGTCAAGGTGATCCACAAATGCACCAGCGTGCGCCACAGCCTCAAGGCGCAGTCGATCGGCTGCGACGCGGTGAGCGTCGACGGCTTCGAATGCGGCGGCCACCCGGGCGAGGACGACATCCCGAACATGATCCTGCTGCCGCGCGCGGCGGACGAGCTGGAAATCCCCTTCGTCGCCAGTGGCGGCATGGCCGATGCGCGCAGCCTCGTCGCCAGCCTCGCCATGGGCGCGGAAGGCATGAACATGGGCACCCGCTTCATCGCGACCAAGGAAGCGCCGGTGCACGAGAACGTGAAGAAGGCGATCGTCGCTGCCAGCGAACTCGACACCCGCCTCGTCATGCGCCCCCTTCGCAATACCGAGCGTGTGATGACCAACGATGCGGTCGAGGAACTGCTCAGGATCGAGAAGGAAAAGGGCGCCGATCTCAAGTTCGAGGACATTATCGAACAGGTGGCGGGCGTCTATCCGCGCATCATGATGGAAGGCGACATGGACGCAGGCGCCTGGTCCTGCGGCATGGTGGCGGGCCTCATCAACGATATCCCGACCTGCCAGGAACTGATCGACGGCATCATGACCGAAGCGGAAGAAATCATCCGTGGCCGCCTTGCCGGTTTCCTGAACTAG
- a CDS encoding response regulator transcription factor, translating to MRTINIFLTDPIVGEWTDFENGDIRYAFGRLYPDGPRRLVEGPVCVFVDWVMDDLSGLEMCRRLRSDARMEDAHVTILLEEDDADDKRRALRAGADDYLVGPIDRTAILDRVMALEPGGARTRVTERLELGPLLVDLAALQARWNGHPLNLRPNEFRLLHFLAQNPDRVLSRADLIAALGKQEPPIDERTVDVWIGRLRRALRSVSAGERVRTVRSLGYVYDSYD from the coding sequence GTGCGAACGATCAATATCTTCCTGACCGATCCGATTGTTGGCGAATGGACCGATTTCGAGAACGGCGATATCCGCTATGCTTTCGGGCGTCTCTATCCCGACGGGCCACGGCGCCTTGTCGAAGGGCCGGTCTGCGTCTTTGTCGACTGGGTGATGGACGATCTTTCGGGGCTGGAGATGTGCCGGCGCCTGCGCTCGGACGCGCGGATGGAAGATGCGCATGTCACGATCCTGCTCGAAGAGGACGATGCCGACGACAAGCGCCGCGCCTTGCGCGCCGGGGCCGACGATTATCTGGTCGGGCCGATCGACCGCACCGCCATTCTCGACCGCGTGATGGCCCTGGAGCCCGGCGGCGCAAGGACGCGCGTGACCGAACGTCTCGAACTCGGACCGCTGCTGGTCGATCTCGCCGCGCTGCAGGCACGGTGGAACGGCCATCCGCTGAACCTTCGCCCCAATGAATTCCGCCTGCTGCATTTCCTGGCCCAGAATCCCGACCGGGTCCTGTCGCGGGCCGATCTCATCGCGGCGCTGGGCAAGCAGGAACCGCCAATCGACGAACGCACCGTCGATGTCTGGATCGGCCGCCTCCGCCGCGCGCTGCGGTCCGTATCGGCGGGCGAAAGAGTGCGGACCGTCCGCTCGCTCGGCTATGTCTACGACAGCTACGACTGA
- a CDS encoding flavin reductase family protein, whose translation MFDPQAFRDALGSFVTGVTIVTARDGEGRPFGLTANSFNSVSLDPPMVLWSLSLQSRTLPVFRDATSWAVHVLAADQQPMSDRFARPGEDKFAGLEISDGPEGAPLIKGCAARFGCRARFEYEGGDHAIFLGEVVDFDRREAAPLIYHGGRYGRVMRAPTGEDLEREGLAETVGGELSLTASGAELLAALESLAKR comes from the coding sequence ATGTTCGATCCCCAGGCTTTCCGCGATGCGCTCGGCAGTTTCGTTACCGGCGTCACGATTGTGACCGCGCGCGATGGGGAAGGGCGGCCCTTCGGCCTGACCGCCAACAGCTTCAATTCGGTCAGCCTCGATCCGCCAATGGTACTGTGGAGCCTTTCCTTGCAGTCGCGGACGCTGCCCGTGTTTCGCGACGCGACGAGTTGGGCCGTCCATGTTCTTGCCGCGGACCAGCAGCCTATGTCCGATCGCTTCGCACGACCGGGCGAGGACAAGTTTGCCGGGCTCGAAATATCCGACGGTCCCGAAGGCGCGCCTCTCATCAAGGGCTGCGCGGCCCGTTTCGGCTGTCGCGCCCGCTTCGAATACGAAGGCGGCGATCATGCGATTTTCCTAGGCGAGGTCGTCGATTTCGATCGTCGCGAAGCTGCGCCGCTGATCTATCACGGCGGCCGCTACGGGCGGGTAATGCGCGCGCCCACGGGCGAGGACCTGGAGCGCGAAGGCCTTGCCGAAACGGTTGGCGGAGAGCTTTCCCTTACGGCGAGCGGTGCCGAGCTGCTGGCGGCGCTCGAGAGTTTGGCGAAGCGCTAG
- a CDS encoding HpcH/HpaI aldolase/citrate lyase family protein, with protein sequence MSEKTEPKLRMRSWLFAPGDSDKKMAKAAEGEADIVIFDLEDAVVESGKADARAAIAEFLGSKSEQERARLWVRVNPLDGEWTADDLAAIMPARPGGIMLPKSRGRHDVEELDRQMTALEAENGIEPGSTPVIALVTETAAAMFTTGDYGGAPRLAAMTWGAEDLADSLGAQSNRDFDGDFAFTYKLARSLCLLGAVAADVMPIETIDTNFRDLEGLRKRAIEVRRQGYRGMLAIHPAQVPVINEAFSPSEEEIAEAREIIALFEANPGAGTIGWKGGMLDRPHLSRARQLLAQVET encoded by the coding sequence ATGAGCGAAAAAACAGAACCGAAATTGCGGATGCGCAGCTGGCTGTTCGCCCCAGGCGACAGCGACAAGAAAATGGCCAAAGCCGCCGAGGGCGAGGCCGATATAGTGATCTTCGATCTGGAAGACGCGGTGGTCGAAAGCGGCAAGGCGGATGCCCGCGCTGCGATCGCGGAATTCCTTGGTTCGAAAAGCGAGCAGGAGCGCGCCCGGCTGTGGGTCCGGGTCAATCCGCTCGATGGCGAGTGGACGGCCGATGATCTCGCGGCGATCATGCCCGCGCGTCCCGGCGGGATCATGCTGCCCAAGTCGCGCGGGCGGCACGATGTCGAGGAACTCGACCGGCAGATGACCGCGCTGGAGGCGGAGAACGGGATCGAGCCGGGTTCGACGCCGGTTATCGCGCTGGTGACGGAAACGGCGGCGGCCATGTTTACCACCGGCGATTATGGCGGCGCACCGCGACTGGCGGCGATGACTTGGGGTGCCGAGGACCTGGCCGATTCGCTGGGCGCGCAGAGCAATCGCGACTTCGATGGCGATTTCGCTTTCACCTACAAGCTGGCGCGCAGCCTGTGCCTGCTCGGCGCGGTGGCGGCGGATGTCATGCCGATCGAGACGATCGACACCAATTTCCGCGATCTGGAAGGATTGCGCAAGCGTGCCATCGAGGTTCGCCGTCAGGGCTATCGCGGAATGCTGGCCATCCATCCGGCGCAGGTGCCGGTAATCAACGAGGCCTTTTCTCCGAGCGAGGAAGAGATCGCCGAAGCGCGGGAAATCATCGCGCTGTTCGAAGCAAATCCGGGCGCGGGCACGATCGGCTGGAAGGGCGGCATGCTCGACCGCCCGCATCTCTCCCGTGCGCGCCAGCTTCTGGCGCAGGTCGAAACCTAG
- a CDS encoding aldo/keto reductase: MEYVNLGPSGLKVSRLCLGCMSYGDTTRGWHGDWVLSEDESRPFIREALEAGINFFDTANMYSLGASEEVVGRLLAEHARRDEIVLATKAFLPWRQAPNTGGNSRKSLFQAIDDSLVRLGMDYVDLFQIHRWDETTPIEETMEALHDIVKAGKARYIGASSMWAWQFAKAQEVARANGWTRFISMQNHVNLLYREEEREMLPLCADQGVGVIPWSPLARGKLARAWDESTLRSETDGFGKTLYRQQEEADRAIVEAVGAIASERGVSRATVALGWHVAKGVTAPIIGATKDGHIAAAVAAMDLGLSEEEVARLEEPYLPKAPVGVETTAPRNWSLSLLEG; encoded by the coding sequence ATGGAATACGTCAATCTCGGTCCCTCGGGCCTCAAGGTTTCGCGCCTGTGCCTCGGCTGTATGAGCTATGGCGATACGACCAGGGGATGGCACGGCGACTGGGTGCTGTCCGAGGACGAGAGCCGGCCCTTCATCCGCGAGGCGCTGGAAGCGGGAATCAACTTCTTCGATACGGCCAATATGTATTCGCTCGGCGCATCGGAGGAAGTCGTCGGCAGGCTGCTGGCCGAACATGCCAGGCGCGACGAGATCGTGCTGGCGACCAAGGCTTTCCTGCCCTGGCGGCAGGCGCCCAACACCGGCGGCAATTCGCGCAAGAGCCTGTTTCAGGCCATCGACGACAGTCTGGTCCGGCTCGGTATGGACTATGTCGACCTGTTTCAGATCCATCGCTGGGACGAGACGACCCCGATCGAGGAAACGATGGAGGCGCTGCACGACATCGTGAAGGCAGGCAAGGCGCGCTATATCGGTGCCTCGTCCATGTGGGCCTGGCAGTTCGCCAAGGCGCAGGAGGTCGCCCGCGCCAACGGCTGGACCCGCTTCATATCGATGCAGAACCACGTCAACCTGCTCTACCGCGAGGAAGAGCGCGAGATGCTGCCGCTGTGCGCCGATCAGGGCGTGGGCGTCATTCCGTGGAGCCCGCTCGCACGCGGCAAGCTGGCGCGCGCCTGGGACGAGAGCACCCTGCGCAGCGAGACCGACGGGTTCGGCAAGACGCTCTACCGCCAGCAGGAAGAGGCCGACCGGGCGATCGTCGAGGCGGTGGGGGCCATCGCAAGCGAGCGCGGCGTGTCGCGCGCCACGGTGGCGCTCGGCTGGCACGTCGCCAAGGGCGTGACCGCGCCGATCATCGGGGCGACCAAGGACGGCCATATCGCCGCAGCCGTTGCCGCGATGGACCTCGGACTGTCCGAGGAAGAAGTGGCCCGGCTGGAAGAGCCTTATCTCCCCAAGGCGCCCGTCGGCGTGGAAACCACCGCGCCGCGCAACTGGTCGCTTTCGCTGCTGGAGGGCTGA
- a CDS encoding acyl-CoA dehydrogenase family protein: protein MAVLNEEQEMLRDMARDWATNESPVTEFRKVRASGEPHAYDKSAYATMAEMGWAGVIIPEDHGGSDFGFLSAGLVVEELGKTLTASPLVATTIAASAIVLGGSDEQKAKWLPRLASGETVATLAVDESAHHDPSAIEASVSGGKLTGKKAFVHEAHGADLFVVAAKDGLYLVEKGDGVSLTTRKLTDQRSHADVNFDGAAAEKLEGGGDSLLDDVLDRARVLTAAEMLGMAQQVFDTTLDYLKQRVQFNQVLATFQALQHRMADLFADLAQMRSAVEAGLQAVDGGFGVARAATIAKAEANRVLHTISNQGIQLHGGIGMTDEYDVGFYLKRARVLESAWGSSSYLKDRYAKLASY from the coding sequence ATGGCAGTTCTCAACGAAGAACAGGAAATGCTGCGCGACATGGCGCGCGACTGGGCGACCAATGAAAGCCCGGTGACCGAGTTTCGCAAGGTCCGCGCCAGCGGCGAGCCGCATGCCTATGACAAGAGCGCCTACGCCACGATGGCCGAAATGGGCTGGGCCGGGGTCATCATCCCCGAGGACCACGGCGGATCGGACTTCGGCTTCCTATCGGCGGGCCTCGTGGTCGAGGAACTGGGCAAGACACTGACCGCCAGCCCGTTGGTCGCCACGACCATCGCGGCAAGCGCGATCGTGCTCGGCGGCAGCGACGAGCAGAAGGCCAAGTGGTTGCCACGGCTCGCCAGCGGTGAAACCGTGGCCACGCTCGCGGTCGACGAAAGCGCGCATCACGATCCCAGCGCGATCGAGGCAAGCGTTTCGGGCGGCAAGCTGACGGGCAAGAAGGCCTTCGTCCACGAAGCGCATGGCGCGGACCTGTTCGTGGTCGCGGCGAAGGACGGGCTTTACCTCGTCGAAAAGGGTGACGGCGTGTCGCTCACCACGCGCAAGCTCACCGACCAGCGCAGCCACGCCGATGTGAATTTCGACGGCGCTGCGGCGGAGAAGCTCGAAGGTGGCGGCGACAGCCTGCTCGACGATGTGCTCGACCGGGCACGCGTGCTGACCGCCGCCGAAATGCTCGGCATGGCGCAGCAGGTCTTCGATACCACGCTCGATTATCTGAAGCAGCGCGTGCAGTTCAACCAGGTGCTCGCCACCTTCCAGGCACTGCAGCACCGCATGGCCGATCTGTTCGCCGATCTCGCGCAGATGCGCAGCGCGGTCGAGGCGGGCCTGCAGGCGGTCGATGGCGGATTCGGCGTCGCGCGCGCCGCGACTATCGCCAAGGCGGAGGCCAACCGCGTGCTGCACACGATCAGCAATCAGGGCATCCAGCTGCATGGCGGCATCGGCATGACCGACGAATACGACGTCGGCTTCTATCTGAAGCGCGCCCGTGTGCTTGAATCGGCCTGGGGCTCCTCGAGTTATCTCAAGGATCGATACGCCAAGCTCGCCAGCTATTGA
- a CDS encoding 3'(2'),5'-bisphosphate nucleotidase CysQ — translation MTDAELAAHLAQVAGKILIEVRESGMFEGKALGQAGDQTANQFLVHALREQRPQDGLLSEESKDTAERLSKERVWIVDPVDGTREYGEARTDWAVHVALCVNGKPEIGAVALPGLGTVLRSDAPIAVPAAAEKPRMVVSRTRPAAEAVAVSEAIGAELVGMGSAGAKAMAVVRGEAEIYLHTGGQYEWDSAAPAAVALAHGLHASRVDGSPLIYNNSDTYMPDLLICRSEWAERVLTEVAKL, via the coding sequence ATGACCGACGCCGAACTGGCCGCTCACCTCGCCCAAGTGGCAGGCAAGATTCTGATTGAAGTCCGCGAAAGCGGCATGTTCGAAGGCAAGGCGCTGGGCCAGGCGGGCGATCAGACCGCCAACCAGTTTCTCGTTCACGCGCTGCGCGAACAGCGGCCCCAAGACGGCCTGCTGTCCGAAGAAAGCAAGGATACCGCCGAGCGCCTTTCCAAAGAGCGCGTGTGGATCGTCGACCCGGTGGACGGCACGCGCGAATATGGCGAAGCGCGTACCGACTGGGCAGTTCATGTCGCGCTGTGCGTGAATGGCAAGCCCGAGATCGGTGCGGTCGCCCTGCCCGGCCTCGGCACCGTGCTGCGGAGCGACGCGCCGATCGCGGTGCCCGCCGCCGCCGAAAAGCCGCGCATGGTCGTCAGCCGGACGCGGCCCGCAGCAGAAGCCGTGGCCGTGTCCGAAGCCATCGGTGCGGAACTGGTCGGCATGGGATCGGCCGGTGCGAAAGCCATGGCGGTGGTGCGCGGCGAAGCGGAAATTTACCTCCACACCGGCGGGCAGTACGAATGGGACAGCGCCGCCCCGGCGGCCGTGGCCTTGGCGCACGGCCTTCACGCCAGCCGTGTCGACGGCAGCCCGCTGATCTACAACAATTCCGATACCTACATGCCGGATCTGTTGATCTGCCGCTCCGAATGGGCCGAGCGGGTGCTGACCGAGGTCGCGAAGCTCTAG